From a single Glycine soja cultivar W05 chromosome 19, ASM419377v2, whole genome shotgun sequence genomic region:
- the LOC114399707 gene encoding basic endochitinase-like, which produces MEQQTIFKYTSKPESDKVSMRNKLPHPLCLFLLISLTLFAKSDAGSLVVYWGQNAGEGQLTKTCKTGLFHIVNIAFLSTFGNGSQPQINLAGHCSPASKGCKRLGKDIKNCQRRGIKVMLSIGGGTNTYSLSSPDDARQVADYIWDNFLGGKSNSRPFGNAILDGVDFNIESGELHYAALAYRLHDHYAGSKKKFYLTASPQCSFQNNLLHGALTTGLFDHVWIQFYNNPQCEFTSKDPTGFKSAWNQWTTSINAGKFFVGLPSSHAAARTGFVSSHALINNLLPIVRSPKYGGVMLWDRYHDLQSRYSGKISGSV; this is translated from the exons ccttttgatttccctGACCTTGTTTGCGAAATCAGATGCAGGAAGCCTTGTGGTATATTGGGGCCAAAATGCAGGTGAAGGCCAAttgacaaaaacatgcaaaacagGACTCTTCCACATTGTCAACATAGCATTCCTCTCAACTTTTGGCAATGGTAGTCAACCTCAAATCAATCTTGCAGGCCATTGTTCCCCTGCATCAAAGGGTTGCAAAAGGTTAGGCAAAGATATCAAGAACTGCCAAAGGAGAGGCATTAAG GTTATGCTTTCCATTGGGGGTGGCACCAACACCTACTCCTTGTCATCCCCAGATGATGCTAGACAAGTTGCAGACTACATTTGGGACAACTTCTTGGGAGGGAAATCAAACTCTAGGCCTTTTGGGAATGCCATATTGGATGGAGTGGATTTTAACATTGAAAGTGGTGAACTACACTATGCAGCACTTGCTTATAGGTTGCATGACCATTATGCtggttctaaaaaaaaattctacttaACTGCTTCACCACAATGTTCATTCCAAAACAACTTACTTCATGGAGCACTCACCACAGGCCTTTTTGACCATGTTTGGATTCAATTCTACAACAATCCTCAATGTGAATTTACCTCTAAGGACCCCACTGGGTTTAAGAGTGCATGGAATCAGTGGACCACATCAATTAATGCTGGCAAGTTCTTTGTTGGACTTCCTTCCTCACATGCAGCAGCTAGAACAGGTTTTGTGTCATCACATGCTCTCATAAATAATTTGCTGCCTATAGTTAGGTCACCTAAATATGGTGGTGTTATGCTTTGGGATAGGTATCACGATTTGCAATCTCGATATAGTGGTAAAATTAGTGGAAGCGTTTAA